The following proteins are co-located in the Besnoitia besnoiti strain Bb-Ger1 chromosome Unknown contig00007, whole genome shotgun sequence genome:
- a CDS encoding protein phosphatase 2B catalytic subunit, calcineurin family phosphatse superfamily protein (encoded by transcript BESB_072800), with protein MEPLADPLHDRVVTSIQPPPAQPLKQSLLYPNGPSNPPNWQELRSHLQREGRLAKEDCMELIKSVTEITSNEPNLLRLNDPITVVGDIHGQFYDLLKLLDVGGDPDTTQYLFLGDYVDRGSFSIEVLLLLYAIKLNHPTRVWLLRGNHECRQMTSFFNFRDECECKYDMTVYFAFMEAFDALPLAAVINGKFLALHGGLSPELKVLSQIGGVNRFQEPPRGGLFCDLLWADPLDDSKDDCSQSPEDSFTPNDVRGCSFFFGYAAASKFLDRNGLLSVLRAHEAQLEGYKMHQTNQKTGFPTVITIFSAPNYCDVYNNKGAVLKFENNTLNIQQFNFSPHPYHLPNFMDVFTWSIPFVSEKVTEMLYGILNPSVDEEEDDEDVDDVELPPEVINLMKAHIPSDDASMKRQSGGGDTRMSKERADALRKKVQSVGRLMRVFKTLRQENELIVRLKGCTPGHRIPVGLLLQGREGIVNELDKFQNAKEIDLMNERRPDGGAAPGGLPNNKRA; from the exons ATGGAGCCGCTCGCAGATCCACTTCATGACCGCGTGGTCACGAGTAtccagccgccgcccgcgcagcctctcaaACAGTCTCTGCTCTACCCCAACGGGCCTTCGAACCCTCCCAACTGGCAG gAGCTGCGTAGTCATCTGCAGCGGGAGGGACGCCTCGCGAAGGAGGATTGCATGGAGTTGATTAAGAGCGTGACAGAGATCACCTCGAACGAGCCGAACCTCCTCCGACTCAACGACCCTATCACAG TCGTCGGAGACATTCACGGCCAGTTCTACGACCTCCTCAAGCTCCTCGACGTCGGCGGCGATCCCGACACGACTCA GTATCTCTTTTTGGGGGACTACGTCGATCGCGGCTCGTTCTCCATCGAAGTCTTGCTTCTGCTCTACGCCATCAAGCTGAATCACCCGACGCGAGTCTGGCTCCTCCGAGGCAATCACGAATGCCGCCAAATGACTTCCTTCTTCAACTTTCGCGACGAATGCGAATGCAAATACGACATGACCGTTTACTTCGCCTTCATGGAG GCATTCGACGCGttgccgctggcggctgtGATCAACGGCAAGTTCCTGGCGCTTCACGGCGGCCTCAGTCCGGAGCTGAAAGTT CTGAGTCAGATCGGCGGCGTGAACCGCTTCCAGGAACCGCCGAGGGGCGGACTCTTCTGCGATCTCCTCTGGGCCGACCCGCTCGATGATTCCAAAGATGACTGTTCGCAGAGTCCAGAAG ACAGCTTTACGCCGAACGACGTTCGCGGTTGCAGCTTTTTCTTCGGCTACGCGGCGGCCAGCAAGTTCCTCGATCGCAACGGTCTTCTCTCGGTTCTGCGCGCGCACGAAGCGCAGCTCGAGGGGTACAAGATGCATCAAACGAACCAGAAAACGGGTTTTCCGACG GTCATCACgatcttctctgcgccgaaTTACTGCGACGTGTACAACAACAAGGGCGCCGTTCTCAAATTCGAG AACAACACCCTCAACATCCAGCAGTTCAACTTCAGTCCGCATCCGTATCACCTCCCGAACTTCATGGATGTTTTCACTTGGTCAATTCCGTTCGTCTCAGAAAAGG TGACTGAGATGCTCTACGGTATTCTGAATCCCTCCGTcgatgaggaagaagacgacgaagacgttGATGACGTCGAGCTCCCCCCCGAA GTTATCAACCTCATGAAGGCGCACATCCCGTCCGACGATGCGAGCATGAAACGGCAGAGCGGAg GAGGCGACACGCGCATGTCCAAGGAGCGCGCGGAtgcgctgcggaagaaggTTCAGTCCGTTGGGCGGCTCATGCGAGTCTTCAAGACGCTCAG ACAAGAGAACGAGCTGATTGTGCGACTTAAGGGCTGCACGCCTGGACACCGCATTCCCGTCGGACTTCTCCTTCAAGGCAGGGAAGGCATCGTTAACG aGCTGGACAAGTTTCAGAATGCCAAGGAGATCGACTTGATGAATGAACGGCGACCGGAcggaggagcggcgccgggcggTTTGCCGAACAACAAGAGAGCCTAA
- a CDS encoding protein kinase G AGC kinase family member PKG (encoded by transcript BESB_072830), producing MGSCVSKNSSTRVSRPSALSASKQTAANAPPGAAGDDTSATAAAEEATKKSPASGRGGKVFCEDEVLSEFLEDQETLPGSAGAGATRGRDWGGDTPRSRNPGLGRPDGSCTSSCSPRAVEKERAPVTARSGGNDWRSPCAAEARARRRGGPRGRLLSPRSPRVFSRRPSSRGRSRNKLRGKKDSEVHKGKLIADSLSCLDSWEASFLPSERLRGEPLTRFDTARSCRRVEPGLLENPKFASLPPTRGASHSPSPLLELPLEARWTGGGVERSSERSSASRALRSASDACRRRDRHDSPLRRFSSLRDSRELSRIERRPGEASPSSQCAGWRGEENDPSARHPLLPRHSFSLPRGGRVSAEREQARESCLSGGDVRDCQGFVSASEAIWKEEVVQAPTEPAPQASLSENGQAVEAKTSEPKELGEALSQANSGMPTSSEVAPPLNSAAGDKREALDQTHAEHGEIHKEKHGGDRKPAQKAILQQDDSHKEEEALSAHLSYREKTPSDFALIRDSLKANLVCSSLNEGEIDALAVAMQFFTFKKGDLVTKQGEPGSYFFIVHSGAFDVLVNDKRVNVMDKGKAFGEIALIHNTERSATVLASSVEGALWGVQRHTFRETLKQLSSRNFAENRQFLASVKFFEMLTEAQKNVITNALVVENFKAGQPIVKEGDAGDVLYIIKSGRAMVSIGGKEIRMLKKGDYFGERALLYKEPRSATITAEEFTVCVSIGRELLDRVLGNLQHVLFRNIMVEALQQSKVYELFQGDQLSKLIEAAVVKDYAPDYVILDKENKTKGVRFFFVLEGELSVYAYVQNVATKEEEKKLIATLKRGQAFGEEYVLNPTRAFNHFVKSVGPCKLALFTSSVLTATLGGEDIDETLDFNNKRAIIRKMYIFRYLSDQQMTMLIKAFKTVRYMSGEYIIKEGERGTRFFIIKAGEVAILKNNKRLRTLGRHDYFGERALLYDEPRTASVCANSAEVDLWVVDKSVFNEIIKGPMLAHLEERIRMQDTKVEFQDLQVVRVVGRGTFGTVKLVQHVPTNIRYALKCVSRKSVVALNQQQHIRLEREIMAENDHPFIIRLVRTFRDKEFLYFLTELVTGGELYDAIRKLGLLARSQAQFYLASIVLAIEYLHERNIAYRDLKPENILLDSQGYVKLIDFGCAKKMQGRAYTLVGTPHYMAPEVILGKGYTLTADTWAFGVCLYEFMCGPLPFGNDAEDQLEIFRDILTGKLVFPHYVTDQDAINLMKRLLCRLPEVRIGCSINGYKDIKEHAFFGDFDWDKLAGRGLPPPLAPKGETYAEDTEQGSFELDEDDTIVLEDEYDWDKDF from the exons ATGGGCTCTTGCGTCTCTAAAAACAGCTCGACTCGTGTTTCACG GCCTTctgctctctccgcctcgaaACAAACAGCGGCCAACGCACCTCCcggagcggcaggcgacgatACTTCTGcgacggctgcagcggaggaagccaCGAAGAAATCTCCGGCGAG TGGCCGGGGCGGAAAGGTTTTCTGTGAAGACGAAGTGCTCTCGGAATTTCTGGAAGATCAGGAAACTCTCCCaggaagcgccggcgcgggtgCGACGCGTGGTCGCGACTGGggcggagacacgccgcgctcgcggaacCCGGGTCTCGGGCGGCCAGATGGCAGTTGCACATCCTCTtgctctccgcgcgcagtAGAAAAGGAACGGGCTCCTGTGacagcgcgcagcggcggaaaTGACTGGCGCTCTCCGTGTGCAGCAGAGGCCAGAGctaggcgccgcggaggtcCCCGAGGCAGACTCCTTTCCCCTCGatcgcctcgcgtcttctcgcgtaGGCCGTCCTCTCGAGGCCGGTCGCGCAACAAGTTGCGAGGCAAGAAGGACAGCGAGGTGCACAAAGGAAAACTCATCGCGGATTCGCTCTCCTGCCTTGATTCGTGGGAAGCGTCATTTCTGCCTTCAGAGCGGCTCCGCGGAGAGCCTTTAACGCGGTTCGAcacggcgcgcagctgtcgGCGAGTGGAGCCCGGTCTGCTGGAGAATCCTAAGTTCGCGTCGTTGCCTCCCACTCGAGGCGCCTCGcactcgccttctccgctgctcGAGTTGCCCCTGGAGGCGCGCTGGACAGGAGGGGGGGTAGAACGAAGTTCCGAAcggtcttcggcgtcgcgtgcCTTGAGATCTGCGTCGGACGcttgccgccgcagagacaggcacgactcgccgctgaggcggttttcctctcttcgtgATTCTCGAGAGTTATCAAGGATTGAGAGAAGACCGGGCGAggcgtctccgtcctctcAATGCGCGGGgtggcgcggcgaggagaatGACCCCAGCGCGCGTCAccctcttctgcctcgccaTTCTTTCTCCttgcctcgcggcggacgcgtctctgcggaaCGCGAGCAGGCGCGTGAGAGCTGCTTGAGCGGGGGGGACGTCCGCGACTGCCAAGGCTTTGTCTCGGCGTCAGAGGCCATCTGGAA AGAAGAGGTTGTGCAGGCGCCAACAGAGCCCGCCCCGCAGGCCTCGTTATCTGAGAACGGTCAGGCGGttgaggcgaagacgagcgagCCGAAGGAACTGGGTGAAGCGCTCTCTCAGGCGAACTCAGGAATGCCGACCTCCTCGGAAGTCGCTCCGCCGCTCaactccgccgccggcgacaaACGCGAGGCGCTTGACCAAACTCACGCTGAACACGGCGAAATACACAAAGAAAAACA TGGAGGGGATCGCAAGCCTGCGCAGAAGGCCATTCTGCAGCAAGATGATTCGCacaaagaggaagaagcgcttAGC GCGCATCTTTCCTaccgcgagaagacgcctTCGGACTTTGCGTTGATTCGCGACAGTCTGAAAGCGAACCTCGTTTGTTCATCTCTGAACGAAGGCGAAATCGACGCGCTGGCGGTCGCTATGCAGTTCTTCACTTTCAAGAAGGGAGACCTCGTGACCAAACAGGGAGAGCCTG GAAGTTATTTTTTCATCGTTCACAGTGGCGCATTCGACGTGTTGGTCAACGACAAGCGGGTGAACGTAATGGACAAAGGCAAGGCATTCGGCGAAATCGCGCTGATTCACAACACGGAGCGGTCTGCGACCGTCCTCGCGAGCTCCGTGGAGGGCGCCCTCTGGGGCGTGCAGCGCCACACCTTCAG AGAGACGCTGAAGCAGCTGAGCAGCCGCAACTTTGCAGAAAACAGGCAGTTTTTGGCCTCGGTGAAGTTCTTCGAAATGCtgacggaggcgcagaagaacgTCATCACAAACGCGCTGGTAGTGGAAAACTTCAAGGCTGGGCAGCCGATCGTcaaggagggcgacgccggagacgtCCTTTACATCATCAAGAGCGGGCGCGCCATGGTTTCCATCGGCGGAAAGGAGATCCGCATGCTCAAg AAAGGAGACTACTTTGGCGAGCGAGCGCTGCTCTACAAagagccgcggagcgcgacGATTACGGCGGAGGAATTCACAGTCTGCGTGTCCATTGGGCGCGAGTTGTTGGATCGCGTGTTGGGCAACCTCCAACACGTTCTATTCCGAAACATCATGGTGGAAGCCCTGCAGCAGAGCAAGGTTTACGAACTCTTCCAGGGCGACCAACTGAGCAAACTAATCGAGGCCGCGGTGGTCAAGGACTACGCCCCCGACTACGTCATCCTCGATAAAGAAAATAAAACAAAA ggcgtgcgttttttcttcgtcttggAGGGCGAGTTGTCGGTGTACGCGTATGTGCAAAATGTGGCaacgaaggaggaagaaaagaagctCATCGCGACACTGAAGCGCGGTCAGGCGTTTGGCGAGGAGTACGTCCTCAACCCCACTCGCGCGTTCAACCACTTCGTGAAGAGCGTCGGCCCCTGCAAG ctcgcgctgTTCACGTCCTCCGTTTTGACCGCCACGCTGGGCGGGGAAGACATCGATGAGACGCTGGACTTCAACAACAAGCGCGCCATCATCCGGAAGATGTACATCTTCCGCTATCTCTCGGATCAGCAAATGACTATGCTCATTAAAGCCTTCAAAACTGTTCG GTATATGTCTGGGGAATACATCATcaaggagggcgagcgcggcacgCGATTTTTCATCATCAAGGCG GGGGAAGTCGCGATTTTGAAGAACAACAAGCGGCTGCGGACGCTCGGCCGGCATGACTACTTtggcgagcgcgcgctgctgtaCGATGAGCCGCGAACAGCCTCAGTCTGCGCGAACTCCGCCGAAGTGGATCTCTGGGTTGTTGACAAATCTGTGTTCAACGAAATTATCAAG GGGCCTATGCTTGCTCACTTGGAGGAGAGAATTCGCATGCAGGACACTAAAGTTGAGTTCCAAGATCTTCAAGTCGTCCGGGTGGTCGGAAGAG GAACGTTCGGAACTGTCAAGCTTGTGCAGCACGTCCCCACCAACATCCGCTACGCGCTCAAGTGCGTGTCGAGAAAGAGCGTTGTCGCGCTCAATCAGCAGCAGCATATTCGCCTGGAGCGAGAAATCATGGCCGAAAATGATCACCCCTTCATCATTCGGCTAG TGAGGACATTCCGCGACAAGGAGTTCCTCTACTTTTTGACGGAGTTGGTGACGGGCGGCGAGCTTTACGACGCGATTCGCAAGTTGGGTCTGCTGGCGCGCTCCCAGGCGCAGTTCTACCTCGCCTCGATTGTTCTGGCCATTGAATACCTGCACGAGCGCAACATTGCCTACCGA GACTTGAAACCCGAAAACATCCTCCTCGATAGTCAGGGCTACGTGAAGCTCATCGATTTCGGATGCGCAAAGAAAATGCAAGGCCGTGCCTACACACTCGTCGGCACGCCGCACTACATGGCCCCCGAAGTCATCCTCG GAAAAGGATATACGCTCACAGCAGACACATGGGCGTTTGGCGTCTGCCTGTACGAGTTCATGTGTGGCCCTCTGCCGTTCGGaaacgacgccgaggacCAACTGGAGATTTTCAGAGATATCTTGACAG gaaAACTCGTTTTTCCTCACTACGTCACAGACCAAGATGCGATTAATCTGATGAAGCGCTTGCTGTGTCGTCTTCCCGAGGTCCGCATCGGGTGCTCTATCAACGGCTACAAG GACATCAAGGAGCACGCGTTTTTCGGCGATTTTGACTGGGATAAGCTCGCagggcgcggccttcctccgccgctcgcacCGAAAGGCGAAACCTACGCGGAAGACACCGAACAG gGTTCTTTCGAGTTGGACGAGGACGACACGATCGTGTTGGAAGATGAGTACGACTGGGATAAGGACTTCTGA
- a CDS encoding dual specificity phosphatase, catalytic domain-containing protein (encoded by transcript BESB_072820) — protein sequence MKLVLSASSATAPSHVATDGFACPASSAPAEAAAVGSASLGPNVWKNGIEKRDVAEALATGSGVSLTASSEFLRLASSTAKEHVSCASAVTSQGGLPAYGQPRDTGSGRTAASGGGFPRTSFPSAAPPSFSKTVPGQSAMGVGAAAGKSSALQSNFSTLLDKQYGPPSSQTKLSQPPSFTTLSHADSLSTAAGEEEESEFDSLSPLRGAPCGVPPREKNADSTGLCGAPKVTLHPQDTGYETGSVLSSDLSFLKTGRCAERGNRYPAMAPSSLVSDAVSVHLAARSSSSSGRLSQHDSGQITGEKPATSTAGSATRTVLASSSASSTAEGQSCRLYQEPLSRTEVLLNKQAEDFEQNPVEGFFADDSATFDFEEEGVFGQDFLHPKVKDGLFIGNQFVAGDRDFLAANKITHVINCSCLDTSNFFAADADLQISYLSLPWPEQGTLHRLLGADGLLSKEIFNFIETSQALCEGCLVHSVRGHSRAATVLLAYLMQKYSWSLSKAKEFFTSPRPGLDMRAEHIEQLQQLERSLSRVQGVVLSKAWTKGLRRSDGDEELLLANTYLNSLLKTDLQTFAAEALPPGSSEPAAHTAQPDMKKRALRWLDEERPGAPAGDARPAQRQGTRKSILKSPVTSKIGSGNSSSGCTRLNTGVVSVRRGEPGAQTAAAGLGAARRRAWSEASSTGSSFASLSPLRGRELPHEVEKAREKAAFDCGAQSLLQWSRSTCLADRAQRGSLHFSPKLATAPAGSGTRAASSAARECETVAPAQQLNKEFSLCLNAVSTHKPSTRRVGTLEDSGRPFGPRNLVTARLSGGAALGGPVERR from the exons ATGAAGCTTGTCctgagcgcctcgtcggcgacgGCCCCTTCGCACGTCGCGACCGACGGCTTTGCGTGTCcggcttcctccgctcccgcagaggcggcggctgtcgGTTCTGCCTCTCTGGGGCCAAATGTTTGGAAGAACGGGATTGAGAAGCGAGATGTGGCGGAAGCGCTTGCCACAGGCTCTGGCGTGTCTCTCACAGCCTCCAGCGAGTTTTTGCGGCTAGCATCCTCGACCGCGAAGGAGCACGTCTCCTGTGCTTCCGCAGTTACTTCACAAGGCGGACTGCCGGCGTATGGGCAACCAAGGGACACAGGTAGCGGAAGAACTGCCGCTTCGGGGGGGGGCTTCCCTAGAACGTCGtttccttctgcagcgccgccgtcgtttTCTAAGACGGTCCCGGGACAGTCTGCGATGGGTgtcggcgcagcagccggcaAGTCGAGCGCCCTGCAGTCGAATTTCTCGACTCTTCTCGACAAACAGTATGGGCCACCGTCTTCTCAAACGAAACTGAGTCAGCCTCCGTCGTTCACAACTCTCTCGCATGCCGACAGCCTGTCAACGGCTGCtggggaagaggaggaaagcgagtTCGACAGTCTCTCCCCGCTGCGTGGGGCGCCGTGCGGCGTACCCCctcgagagaaaaacgcagaTTCCACCGGCTTGTGTGGTGCTCCAAAAGTCACCCTCCATCCCCAGGACACAGGCTACGAAACAGGGTCGGTCCTTTCTTCGGACCTTTCCTTTCTCAAAACCGGAAGATGCGCTGAAAGGGGAAACCGATATCCGGCCATGGCTCCCTCTAGCCTTGTCAGTGATGCTGTGTCTGTACACCTcgccgcgagaagcagctctTCCTCTGGTCGCCTCTCGCAGCATGACAGCGGCCAGATAACTGGAGAGAAACCAGCAACAAGCACCGCGGGAAGCGCCACACGGACGGTGCTCGCAAGCTCATCAGCCTCATCAACAGCCGAGGGTCAGAGTTGTCGGCTGTATCAGGAGCCCCTCTCGAGAACAGAAGTTCTCCTGAACAAGCAAGCAGAAGACTTTGAGCAAAACCCAGTCGAGGGTTTCTTCGCTGACGACAGCGCAACCTTTGATTTTGAGGAAGAAGGGGTTTTTGGACAAGACTTTCTGCATCCCAAAGTCAAGGACGGACTGTTCATCGGAAACCAATTTGTCGCCGGGGACAGAGACTTCCTGGCGGCCAACAAAATCACCCACGTGATCAATTGTAGCTGCCTAGACACTTCAAACTTtttcgccgccgacgcggaccTACAGATCTCCTACCTCTCGCTGCCGTGGCCAGAGCAAGGAACT CTCcatcgcctcctcggcgcagaTGGACTGCTGTCGAAAGAGATATTCAACTTCATCGAAACTAGTCAGGCGCTCTGCGAAGGCTGTTTGGTTCACTCCGTCCGAGGCCACTCCCGGGCCGCCACGGTCCTGCTCGCCTACCTCATGCAAAA atATTCTTGGTCTCTCTCCAAGGCGAAGGAGTTTTTCACTTCGCCGCGGCCAGGACTGGACATGCGCGCTGAACACatcgagcagctgcagcagttGGAAcgcagtctctctcgcgtgcaAGGCGTCGTGCTATCGAAAGCGTGGACCA AAGGACTCAGGCGctcagacggcgacgaggagctgTTGCTGGCGAACACCTACCTCAACTCGCTGCTCAAGACCGACTTGCAGACTTTTGCCGCTGAAGCGCTTCCCCCAGGCTCCTCCGAGCCCGCCGCACACACCGCACAGC CCGATATGAAGAAACGCGCGTTGCGCTGGCTCGACGAAGAGCGGCCTGGGGCCcctgccggcgacgcgagacCCGCGCAGCGTCAAGGAACCCGCAAGTCTATCCTTAAG AGTCCTGTGACCTCCAAGATCGGTAGCGGCAACTCCTCAA GTGGATGCACGCGACTCAACACCGGCGTAGTAAGCGTCCGGCGCGGTGAGCCAGGCGCCCaaacggcggccgcgggtcTGGGCGCGGcccggaggcgcgcctggagcgaggcgagcagcacAGGGTCAT CCTTTGCCTCTCTCAGTCCGttgagagggagagagctgCCCCACGAGGTGGAaaaagcgagagaaaaagcggcgTTCGACTGCGGCGCCCAGTCCCTCCTTCAGTGGTCGCGATCTACGT GCCTGGCGGATcgtgcgcagcgcggctctctgcatTTTTCTCCGAAGCTCGCCACGGC gcctgcaggcagcgggacccgcgccgcgtcgtctgcagcgcgcgagtgcgAAACG gtcgcgcccgcgcagcagctgaacaaggagttctctctctgcctcaaCGCAGTGTCTACTCACAAGCCCAGCACCCGGCGAGTCGGCACTCTAGAAGACAGCGGGCGGCCCTTCGGACCGCGAAACTTGGTGACTGCAAGACTCAGCGGAGGTGCGGCCCTCGGAGGCCCCGTGGAACGGCGATGA
- a CDS encoding uncharacterized protein (encoded by transcript BESB_072810) — MWQDYLSEFSGLHAEAERLLAAEAQAAEPLEARQHKLDVLLKKMKRCFSSLDMEVRSLPRPERQPLEASLTTCRRQFEDIQRGALLLGGEGRSPGQANALRRNQSALDKLQRGNSQLEQSCRIAAEAEKVGEAALCSLYVQRETLSRTMTRTKEVQRNMDEADTVLTKMSKWWNGIW, encoded by the exons ATGTGGCAAGATTATTTGTCGGAGTTTTCGGGCTTGCAtgcggaggcagagcgcctcctcgcggctgaggcgcaggccgcagagccGCTCGAAGCGCGGCAGCATAAACTCGACGTCCTTCTCAAGAAAATGAAAC GatgcttctcctctctcgacaTGGAGgtccgctcgctgccgcgccccgAGAGGCAGCCCCTGGAGGCGTCGCTCACCACCTGCAGGCGGCAGTTCGAAGACATTCAACGAGG AGCGCTGTTGCTGGGaggagaaggccgcagccccggacaggcgaacgcgctgcggcggaacCAGAGTGCGCTCGACAAACTCCAGCGTGGAAACAGTCAG CTCGAGCAAAGCTGCCGgatcgcggcggaggcagagaaagtcggcgaggccgcgctctGCTCGCTGTACGTACAGCGTGAGACGCTCTCGAGGACGATGACGCGAACCAAAGAAGTCCAGCGCAACATGGATGAAGCTGACACCGTTCTCACGAAAATGTCCAAGTGGTGGAATGGCATTTGGTGA